From the Sinorhizobium garamanticum genome, one window contains:
- a CDS encoding EthD family reductase, producing MIVRQALFEGVIHPGREEAFRAYVAEKLMPLWQAFPGVREVRVLHAVEHDEGATPFAMVLSTAYDDREALAQALQSPVRYESRELTKGLLEMFEGQIHHHVFELHGRYCMIP from the coding sequence ATGATCGTTCGACAGGCCCTGTTCGAGGGCGTGATCCATCCCGGGCGGGAAGAAGCATTCCGTGCCTATGTCGCCGAGAAGCTGATGCCGCTTTGGCAGGCCTTTCCGGGCGTCCGGGAAGTCCGGGTTCTCCATGCTGTGGAGCACGATGAAGGAGCGACGCCTTTCGCGATGGTTCTTTCCACCGCCTATGACGACCGCGAGGCCCTGGCGCAGGCCCTTCAATCACCCGTGCGCTACGAAAGCCGCGAATTGACGAAGGGCCTGCTCGAAATGTTCGAAGGGCAGATCCACCATCACGTGTTCGAGCTTCACGGTCGCTACTGCATGATTCCTTAA
- a CDS encoding response regulator: protein MTRILLVEDNEMNRDMLSRRLSRRGFDVLIAENGKAGVELAAAEKPDLILMDMSLPVMDGWEATRQIKANPVTSGIPVIALTAHAMASDRDMALEAGCDDYDSKPVDLPQLVRKIEQLLAT from the coding sequence ATGACGAGAATCCTTCTGGTGGAAGACAATGAAATGAACCGCGACATGCTTTCGCGACGATTGTCTCGTCGCGGCTTCGACGTGCTGATCGCCGAAAATGGCAAAGCCGGTGTCGAGCTTGCCGCAGCGGAAAAGCCCGACCTGATTCTCATGGACATGAGCCTACCCGTGATGGACGGCTGGGAGGCGACCCGGCAGATCAAGGCCAATCCAGTGACGTCGGGAATACCGGTCATCGCGCTCACTGCGCACGCAATGGCGAGCGACCGGGACATGGCGCTCGAGGCTGGCTGCGACGACTATGACAGCAAGCCCGTCGATCTGCCGCAGCTCGTCCGGAAGATTGAGCAGTTGCTCGCGACCTAG
- a CDS encoding adenylate/guanylate cyclase domain-containing protein: MSIRNEFQRQAIAAHVAQRLAGPARAILGFQELLIEQARDLGLPHMQPDLERIGTAARQLNGLIDHLLDGTACSPEVPLAEAEARLRHDLRTPLNAIIGYSEMLLEDARDAHEHPLKEDLGVILAAAGELLKQVDAIAGLSRGPAIEMLQSGEQSEIDAAGLERLLFTTKHDAWPDQGGRILVVDDVASNRDLLSRRLRREGHRVVAAESGLSALARLAEDEFDLILLDILMPDMNGIEMLSRLKSEDRWRHVPVIMISGLSDVAAVAKCIEAGADDYLTKPFNPVLLRARINSTLEKKRWLDREHRYLQRIETEKRRADTLIHAILPDQIVNRLQDGEEIIADRFEEVSILFADIVGFSAIAKRLPPSDLVSRLDGMFSRFDLLTEQHRVEKIKTIGDAYMAACGIPEPAADHADRIVALAKSMLESLRDLPPERDRFRVRIGIHSGPVVAGLIGRLRFVYDVWGETVNIASRLESQGVADGIQISEATRRSLRGQWTLEPRCALDLRGIGPIETYLVQ; encoded by the coding sequence ATGAGTATCAGGAACGAATTCCAGCGCCAGGCGATCGCCGCGCATGTGGCCCAGCGGTTGGCCGGCCCCGCTCGCGCGATTTTGGGTTTTCAGGAGCTGCTTATCGAGCAGGCGCGGGATCTCGGCTTGCCCCACATGCAGCCCGACCTGGAGCGGATCGGCACCGCCGCCAGGCAACTGAACGGTCTCATCGATCACCTGCTCGACGGCACGGCCTGCTCCCCGGAGGTCCCGTTGGCGGAGGCGGAGGCAAGGCTCCGCCATGATCTGCGCACACCGCTCAATGCCATCATTGGCTATTCCGAAATGCTCCTTGAAGACGCAAGGGATGCGCACGAGCACCCGCTCAAGGAGGATCTCGGCGTCATACTTGCGGCGGCGGGCGAGCTCTTGAAGCAGGTCGACGCCATTGCGGGCCTTTCGCGCGGGCCAGCGATCGAGATGCTCCAGTCGGGGGAGCAAAGCGAAATCGACGCGGCGGGGCTTGAACGGCTGCTGTTCACGACCAAGCACGATGCATGGCCGGATCAGGGCGGCAGAATTCTCGTCGTCGACGACGTCGCCAGCAATCGTGATCTTCTGTCCCGCCGGCTGCGGCGCGAAGGTCATCGCGTCGTCGCCGCCGAATCCGGACTGTCAGCGCTCGCGAGACTGGCGGAGGACGAGTTCGATCTTATCCTGCTCGATATACTGATGCCCGACATGAACGGCATAGAGATGCTCTCGCGACTGAAGTCGGAGGACCGATGGCGGCATGTCCCGGTGATCATGATATCAGGCTTGAGCGACGTCGCGGCGGTGGCGAAATGCATCGAGGCTGGAGCCGACGACTACCTGACGAAGCCGTTCAATCCGGTCTTGCTGCGCGCGCGCATCAACTCCACGCTCGAGAAGAAGCGCTGGCTCGACCGCGAGCATCGCTATCTTCAGCGAATAGAAACAGAGAAGCGACGTGCCGATACGCTCATTCATGCGATCCTCCCCGACCAGATCGTTAACCGATTGCAGGATGGCGAAGAGATCATCGCAGACCGCTTTGAAGAGGTTTCCATTCTTTTTGCAGATATCGTCGGCTTCTCCGCCATCGCGAAAAGGCTGCCGCCGTCCGATCTCGTCAGCCGGCTGGACGGGATGTTCAGCCGGTTCGACCTCCTGACGGAACAGCACCGGGTGGAAAAGATCAAGACCATCGGCGATGCCTATATGGCCGCTTGCGGGATCCCCGAACCCGCAGCGGACCACGCCGACAGGATCGTGGCTCTCGCGAAATCCATGCTTGAATCTTTACGGGATTTGCCTCCCGAACGGGATCGCTTTCGGGTTCGGATCGGAATCCATTCGGGACCGGTTGTGGCCGGACTGATCGGCCGGCTTCGTTTTGTCTACGACGTGTGGGGAGAAACGGTAAACATTGCAAGCCGCCTCGAGTCTCAGGGAGTTGCCGATGGCATACAGATCTCCGAGGCGACCAGGCGATCACTTCGTGGCCAGTGGACGCTCGAGCCGCGTTGCGCCTTGGATCTGCGCGGCATCGGTCCGATCGAAACCTACCTTGTGCAATAG